One window from the genome of Candidatus Methylomirabilota bacterium encodes:
- a CDS encoding mandelate racemase/muconate lactonizing enzyme family protein: protein MKIRSVEPIIVSVPYRHREQSTRVQRDGVTDVLVKITTDDGLVGWGESCSGSNVESVYEVIRSAIPYLTGRNPWNREAIAADFFGTAHWYNRVMTGNFAFCGIDMALWDLCGRACGQPLYNLFGGVVRRSVDYFYYLAWGSPDDVAAQARRGVEQGYTVFYVKVGIDFAAELPMIAALRAAIGPARKIRIDANGAWSPNEAVRYLAEFDRFHIDFAEQPVWPDPLRNMTELRARTPVALAANEGLWRVGDVHEVIRHRAADVLCFSSTWVGTLAEFHRLSHLAHLEGLRVCRHTHGELGVMAAASHHVCLTLPNLVDGNQQTAAIMEDDVLTAPLPIASGPSWGVPRGPGLGVEVDEAKVQKYHRLYEQRGQFLPYQPSMFAREEG, encoded by the coding sequence ATGAAGATCCGGAGCGTCGAGCCCATCATCGTCAGCGTGCCCTATCGCCACCGGGAGCAGAGCACCCGGGTCCAGCGCGACGGGGTGACCGACGTGCTCGTCAAGATCACGACCGACGACGGGCTGGTCGGATGGGGCGAGAGCTGCTCGGGCTCGAACGTCGAGAGCGTCTACGAGGTGATCCGGTCGGCCATCCCGTATCTCACGGGGCGGAATCCCTGGAATCGGGAGGCCATCGCCGCCGACTTCTTCGGCACCGCCCACTGGTATAACCGGGTGATGACCGGCAACTTCGCGTTCTGCGGCATCGACATGGCCCTCTGGGACTTGTGCGGCAGAGCGTGTGGTCAGCCGCTCTACAACCTGTTCGGCGGGGTCGTGCGGCGCAGCGTGGACTACTTCTACTACCTGGCCTGGGGCAGCCCGGATGACGTGGCGGCCCAGGCGCGCCGGGGCGTGGAGCAGGGGTACACCGTCTTCTACGTGAAGGTGGGGATCGACTTCGCGGCCGAGCTACCGATGATCGCCGCCCTGCGGGCGGCCATCGGTCCCGCCCGCAAGATCCGGATCGATGCCAACGGCGCCTGGTCACCGAACGAGGCCGTCCGGTACCTGGCCGAGTTCGATCGCTTCCACATCGACTTTGCCGAGCAGCCGGTCTGGCCCGACCCGCTGCGCAACATGACGGAGCTGCGGGCGCGCACCCCGGTCGCGCTGGCCGCCAACGAGGGCCTGTGGCGAGTGGGCGATGTGCACGAGGTGATCCGCCACCGCGCCGCCGACGTCCTCTGCTTCAGCAGCACCTGGGTCGGGACGCTGGCCGAGTTCCACCGCCTGAGCCACCTCGCCCATCTGGAAGGCCTGCGAGTCTGTCGCCATACCCACGGGGAGCTCGGCGTCATGGCCGCCGCCTCCCACCACGTCTGTCTGACGCTCCCGAACCTCGTCGACGGCAACCAGCAGACCGCCGCCATCATGGAGGACGATGTCCTGACCGCCCCCCTGCCGATCGCCAGCGGGCCGTCGTGGGGCGTTCCGCGCGGCCCGGGGCTCGGGGTCGAGGTC